In the Nicotiana tabacum cultivar K326 chromosome 16, ASM71507v2, whole genome shotgun sequence genome, one interval contains:
- the LOC107802381 gene encoding transcription factor SRM1-like translates to MTEAKSGWSREQNIVFENALAAYPEDFVDRWKKIAGDVPVKTLEEIKNHYELLLDDVSRIESGCVPLPCYNSFSDCSVSHISDKRTGKKSGISAAINGERNDGGKFTSSDQDRRKGIAWTDDEHKSIIVGLQSLQYNIKLNVCFDIYL, encoded by the coding sequence ATGACAGAAGCTAAATCAGGTTGGAGTAGAGAGCAAAATATAGTATTTGAGAATGCCTTGGCAGCTTATCCTGAGGATTTTGTAGATAGGTGGAAGAAAATTGCAGGTGATGTTCCAGTGAAAACCTTAGAAGAGATTAAGAATCATTATGAACTCTTACTCGATGATGTTAGCCGAATCGAGTCTGGTTGTGTGCCTTTGCCTTGCTACAACTCTTTCTCTGATTGTTCTGTGAGCCATATCAGTGATAAAAGAACAGGCAAGAAGAGTGGGATTTCGGCGGCCATAAATGGTGAGCGAAATGATGGAGGTAAATTTACAAGCTCGGATCAGGATCGTCGCAAAGGGATTGCTTGGACGGACGATGAGCACAAGTCAATAATCGTTGGGCTTCAGTCACTTCAGTACAATATTAAGCTAAATGTATGTTTTGATATATATTTGTAA